A genomic segment from Desulfonatronum lacustre DSM 10312 encodes:
- the amrA gene encoding AmmeMemoRadiSam system protein A, producing MSDFEFELSQAERDYLRELVRLSIASRFDANVMLPKPISEKLEQPFGAFVTLKKQGHLRGCIGHIVGDQPIRETIIRMAKAAAFNDPRFPPVNKEELNDLSVEISILSPLVSCAAGDIVPGRHGLLVRRGPHSGLLLPQVAAEYGWDRETFLSQTCRKAGLPGNAWQQSGTEIFCFEAVIF from the coding sequence ATGAGTGACTTTGAGTTTGAACTGTCCCAGGCAGAGCGAGATTATCTGCGGGAATTGGTCCGGCTGAGCATTGCTTCCCGGTTTGACGCGAACGTGATGCTGCCGAAACCGATTTCGGAAAAGCTGGAACAGCCATTCGGCGCGTTTGTAACCCTGAAAAAGCAAGGCCATTTGCGCGGGTGCATCGGACATATCGTCGGCGACCAGCCGATCCGGGAGACCATCATCCGCATGGCCAAGGCCGCAGCGTTCAATGATCCCAGGTTTCCTCCCGTGAACAAGGAGGAACTGAACGATCTGAGCGTGGAGATTTCAATCCTCAGCCCACTCGTGTCCTGCGCCGCCGGGGATATCGTTCCGGGCCGGCACGGACTGCTGGTGCGCCGCGGTCCGCATTCCGGCCTGCTTTTGCCCCAGGTGGCCGCGGAATACGGCTGGGATCGGGAGACGTTTCTGTCGCAGACCTGCCGAAAAGCCGGACTCCCCGGCAATGCTTGGCAGCAGTCGGGCACGGAGATATTTTGCTTCGAGGCGGTTATTTTTTAG